A single Neospora caninum Liverpool complete genome, chromosome VIIb DNA region contains:
- a CDS encoding putative eukaryotic translation intiation factor: protein MMSQHHPHASTFNAGAERGPAHGAGAPPRGSAAHSGDLDWDSLGGMRRVTGAPAANSCAPTAGLSLNPPTQETVHAGGAEDLTRGPAAPSPPIMYHHVPASQGMMGANGPHSHANAGPVLHGNVYASPVYNNYYGPAPGSGFVGGVYPGYPGGAAGGHAMHNYPGPGKYGHYNSGMNGSYSGSPASGPGLVGHAPGATGGPGGVSPALHPASPGGERGGKSFVRRGEGRNVNRGRGDANAVFPPPVDGGNAGFANSRNQGAGKRNEGGVYRAGHSRGNTGRRMERGRGEQAGVGAWGSGDEGDNRDAVDEDANAAVTAQNARGLLAPRQGLQSRNASAPTGEERDGFVQASDTSASLLADDGKKRTEQPRVEPRAEQSPPKEARDDGWDDDGFGGGVSMVDINEIRNKHAQLANKAPSAPRAAAPLPSMGEPKTASQPAGKKDEKKENADGGKGVSGPEKKEASRMQLPSFPAVPQSQEGAAVTESKKEEVKKEEAKKEEPAPVAETSGVSALGKPGGGAWRPRSQRQFTREEELDRTVKALLNKLTIEKFDTITEKLARTVEGLKEHKELQLVVNVVMEKAVTEPDWSEMYADLCQVLQWRSVPTEGTDIDNFRKTPFMKALLTKIQAEYEAMPRTLESRLRSLPSGELDPEAVEEMQQLKRTKNRILGVVKLIGELFQRKILGFPIVRDVVVDLVIKNEEPDEHFIECFVQLIATTGYYIDQNPKMKAVLDSWFGRLTELQKKACYSKRLKCIIQDTLDMRKAEWRKKIHKERAKALSDLREQLETEEVLGGSVHAAQYGNIVVVGQRSNLNGAYAGYLKDQQDTFERKIAKLRPATAPTPGGPGAGVSPYGANPVRR, encoded by the exons ATGATGAGTCAACATCACCCACATGCATCGACTTTCAACGCAGGAGCGGAGCGAGGGCCTGCTCACGGGGCCGGGGCTCCACCTCGAGGCTCGGCGGCCCACTCGGGCGACCTCGACTGGGACTCTCTTGGAGGCATGCGACGCGTCACAG GCGCCCCCGCGGCCAACTCGTGTGCTCCGACTGCTGGGCTCTCGCTGAATCCGCCGACCCAGGAGACAGTGCATGCGGGAGGCGCTGAGGACCTGACCCGCGGgcccgccgcgccgtcgccccccATCATGTACCACCACGTGCCTGCCTCGCAGGGCATGATGGGCGCTAACGGCCCCCACTCCCACGCGAACGCTGGCCCCGTGCTCCACGGAAACGTCTACGCGTCGCCAGTGTACAACAACTATTACGGACCCGCGCCCGGATCCGGTTTCGTGGGGGGCGTCTATCCGGGCTACCCCGGCGGGGCGGCTGGCGGCCACGCGATGCACAACTACCCGGGACCAGGCAAGTACGGTCACTACAACTCGGGGATGAACGGGTCGTACTCCGGAAGCCCCGCGAGCGGGCCTGGTCTCGTGGGGCACGCGCCGGGCGCCACCGGCGGGCCGGGGGGCGTGAGCCCCGCGCTGCATCCGGCTTCGccgggaggcgagcgaggcggaaagagCTTTGTGCGGCGCGGCGAGGGCCGGAATGTGAAtcgcgggcgaggagacgcgaatgCGGTCTTCCCGCCGCCGGTCgacggcggaaacgcggggTTCGCCAACTCGCGGAACCAAGGCGCGGGCAAGCGAAACGAGGGCGGAGTGTACCGAGCGGGGCACAGTCGGGGCAACACAGGAAGACGAATGGAGCGTGGCCGCGGCGAGCAGGCGGGCGTCGGGGCGTGGGGCtccggcgacgaaggcgacaacCGCGATGCCGtggacgaggacgcgaacgCAGCCGTCACTGCACAGAACGCCCggggccttctcgcgccccGCCAGGGCTTGCAGAGCCGCAACGCAAGCGCCCCGACGGGCGAGGAACGTGACGGATTCGTGCAGGCCTCAGACACTTCCGCGTCACTCTTGGCTGACGACggcaagaagaggacggagcaGCCCCGCGTGGAACCGCGGGCTGAGCAGTCGCCGCCGAAGGAAGCGCGCGACGACGGATGGGACGATGACGGCTTTGGCGGCGGCGTGTCTATGGTGGACATCAACGAGATTCGCAACAAGCACGCGCAGCTCGCCAACAAGGCACCGAGtgcgccgcgcgcggcggcgcctctgccgtcGATGGGTGAGCCGAAGACCGCAAGTCAACCGgccgggaagaaggacgagaagaaggagaacgcaGACGGTGGAAAGGGCGTGAGTGGgccagaaaagaaggaagcgagtcgcatgcagctgccGTCCTTTCCTGCCGTGCCCCAGAGccaggaaggcgcggcggtgacagagagcaagaaggaagaggtcaagaaggaagaggccaAGAAGGAGGAACCGGCGCCTGTCGCGGAGAcgtcgggtgtctcggcACTCGGGAAGCCGGGCGGCGGGGCTTGGCGTCCCCGAAGCCAGAGACAGTTcacgcgcgaagaagaacttGACCGAACCGTGAAGGCGCTGCTGAACAAACTGACGATTGAGAAGTTCGACACCATCACGGAAAAACTCGCGCGCACAGTCGAGGGACTGAAGGAGCACAAGGAACTGCAACTGGTTGTCAACGTCGTCATGGAAAAAGCGGTGACGGAGCCCGACTGGTCGGAGATGTACGCTGACTTGTGCCAG GTTCTGCAGTGGCGCAGTGTACCGACTGAAGGGACAGATATTGATAACTTCCGCAAGACACCGTTCATGAAGGCTCTGCTCACGAAAATTCAGGCTGAGTACGAGGCCATGCCGAG GACGCTGGAATCTCGGCTCCGCAGTCTGCCTTCCGGCGAGCTGGACCCCGAGGCTGTCGAAGAAATGCAGCAGctgaagagaacgaaaaaccGCATTTTGGGAGTCGTCAAGTTGATTGGCGAACTGTTTCAGCGAAAAATCCTCGGCTTCCCGATCGTCCGGGACGTTGTCGTGGATCTCGTAATCAAGAACGAGGAACCCGACGAGCACTTCATCGAATGCTTCGTGCAGCTCATCGCCACCACAG GATATTACATTGACCAAAATCCAAAGATGAAGGCGGTTCTCGACTCGTGGTTCGGTCGTCTGACCGAGTTGCAGAAGAAGGCGTGCTATTCGAAGCGTCTCAAGTGTATCATTCAG GACACGTTGGACATGCGAAAAGCagagtggaggaagaagatccacaaagagagagcaaaggcTCTCAGCGACCTTCGGGAGCag TTGGAGACCGAGGAGGTACTGGGAGGCTCAGTGCATGCGGCGCAGTACGGGAACATCGTGGTTGTCGGTCAGCGATCGAATCTG AATGGTGCATACGCAGGTTATCTGAAAGACCAGCAAGATACCTTTGAGCGGAAGATTGCCAAGCTCAGACCTGCGACTGCCCCGACTCCTGGGGGGCCTGGCGCCGGCGTGTCGCCTTACGGGGCGAATCCTGTGAGACGCTag
- a CDS encoding putative nuclear movement domain-containing protein: protein MVDYSKWDALQVSSSDEEGSSGARPRVRRFEERQRVTIGPDGLSIEGDDSRPCKKVEEVTDEEGDAWEEEMEGGDTAADEAYEDAHEWPRCGYLPPSSIPAAAPSNEPRKGVGNHPDASAASSSGGLGSYTPQRAQKREDEVFLIQNGGVVKGRYWWSQTKHEVTIDVQLPEGARAKDMTVEIREDGCCCMYRGTPVLKGTFPHKVEPDEEMWFWELIEKRVNWERLEKLADKVNGGTQSDEEAQSKAGETQTAGAGTADSEQTATEGTTKTGDQEGDQAGDKGQGGDGHREGETASMKEELAMFLELNLRKKPEIAGTYVWWDCVVKGDPSVDVEKLPGRAAKEATTKNFKAAWEKAHKMFLEKLKNEPREPMEI from the exons ATGGTGGACTATTCCAAGTGGGACGCGCTCCAGGTGTCTTCctccgacgaagaaggctcTTCCGGCGCCAGGCCGCGCGTGCGTCGCTtcgaggaaaggcagcgcGTGACGATCGGCCCTGACGGTTTGTCGATTGAAGGCGATGACAGTCGCCCCTGCAAGAAAGTCGAGGAGGtaacagacgaggaaggcgacgcctgGGAGGAAGAAATGGAGGGAGGCGACACTGCAGCAGACGAAGCTTACGAAGACGCACATGAGTGGCCGAGATGCGGCTACCTCCCTCCCAGCAGCATTCCAGCTGCGGCGCCTTCAAACGAACCGCGAAAAGGCGTAGGAAACCACCCAGACGCctcggctgcctcttcctccgggGGTTTGGGTTCCTATACTCCTCAGcgggcgcagaagagggaagacgaggttTTCCTCATCCAAAACGGCGGCGTTGTCAAAGGGCGGTACTGGTGGAGTCAAACCAAGCACGAAGTCACGATCGACGTGCAACTGCCTgaaggcgcgcgagcgaAGGATATGACTGTGGAAATCCGGGAGGACGGATGCTGCTGTATGTACAGAGGAACGCCCGTTCTGAAGGGGACGTTTCCCCACAAAGTCGAGCCCGACGAAGAAATGTGGTTCTGGGAGTTGATTGAAAAGAGAGTGAACTGGGAGAGGCTCGAAAAACTCGCCGACAAAGTGAATGGAGGGACTCAGAGTGACGAAGAAGCCCAGTCGAAGGCTGGCGAAACGCAGACAGCAGGCGCCGGAACGGCCGACTCAgagcagacggcgacggaaggaacgacgaagacgggcgACCAAGAGGGCGATCAGGCAGGAGATAAGGGACAGGGAGGAGatggacacagagagggagagacggcgtcGATGAAAGAGGAACTTGCCATGTTTTTAGAGCTGAATTTaaggaagaagccggaaaTCGCTGGAACCTACGTCTGGTGGGACTGCGTTGTGAAG GGTGACCCTTCCGTCGACGTGGAAAAACTTCCtggaagagcggcgaaggaagcgacgacaAAAAACTTCAAAGCCGCATGGGAAAAAGCACACAAAATGTTTCTCGAGAAACTGAAGAACGAACCACGAGAGCCCATGGAAATCTGA
- a CDS encoding putative Ras family domain-containing protein: MADSSKDKDHYDYLFKFIIIGDAGAGKSCLLHQFIENKFKKGCSHTIGVEFGSKMINIAGKRIKLQIWDTAGQERYRSVTRSYYRGAAGALLVYDISNRDSYNHLMNWLADARSLARADISIIAVGNKVDLKEKRAVSFLEASRFAQENDILFLETSAFTGEGVEDVFVKVARLILNKIEDGLIDPNTMISGIHATRTSMGSPGPKPPPSSCSC; this comes from the exons ATGGCAGACTCCAGCAAA GACAAGGACCACTACGACTACCTGTTCAAGTTCATCATCATCGGCGATGCAGGAGCGGGGAAGTCGTGTCTCCTTCACCAGTTCATTGAGAACAAGT TTAAGAAAGGATGCAGCCACACAATTGGAGTTGAGTTCGGCAGCAAGATGATTAACATCGCAGGGAAGAGAATCAAACTGCAGATTTGGGACACGGCCGGACAAGAACGTTACCGCTCTGTCACACGCAGCTATTAccgaggcgctgcaggcgctcttctcgtctACGACATCAGCAA CCGCGACTCGTACAACCACTTGATGAATTGGCTAGCCGACGCGCGCTCGCTCGCTCGAGCAGACATCTCCATAATTGCAGTCg GCAATAAAGTTGATctgaaggaaaagagggcgGTGTCCTTCCTCGAGGCGTCTCGCTTTGCTCAAGAAAACG ATATTTTGTTCCTGGAGACCAGCGCGTTCACTGGCGAGGGCGTCGAAGATGTTTTCGTCAAAGTCGCGCGACTCATTCTCAACAAAATCGAAGACG GCTTGATTGACCCCAACACGATGATCTCGGGGATCCACGCGACACGGACGAGTATGGGCAGCC CGGGGCCGAAGCCTCCGCCGTCTAGTTGCTCCTGCTGA